The Rhinolophus ferrumequinum isolate MPI-CBG mRhiFer1 chromosome 6, mRhiFer1_v1.p, whole genome shotgun sequence genome has a window encoding:
- the CALML4 gene encoding LOW QUALITY PROTEIN: calmodulin-like protein 4 (The sequence of the model RefSeq protein was modified relative to this genomic sequence to represent the inferred CDS: deleted 1 base in 1 codon; substituted 1 base at 1 genomic stop codon): MATADLLQGPPPSLADFRLEAGDRNQEVNPGSSEPTGAAPGPPRWXARAKFLSQDQINEYKECFSLYDKQQRGKIKAPDLIVVMRCLGASPTPGEVQQHLRTHGIDRNGELDFSTFLTIMHMQIKQEDPKKEILLAMLMADKEKKGYIMASELRSKLMKLGEKLTHKEVDDLFREANVEPNGKVKYDEFIRKITIPARDYTE; the protein is encoded by the exons ATGGCAACCGCGGATTTATTACAGGGGCCTCCACCCAGCTTGGCGGACTTTCGACTTGAAGCGGGAGACAGG AACCAAGAGGTCAATCCTGGAAGCAGTGAGCCCACCGGTGCCGCCCCAGGTCCCCCGCGATGGTAAGCGAGG gccaagtttctTTCCCAGGACCAAATTAATG AGTACAAGGAATGCTTCTCCCTGTATGACAAGCAGCAGCGGGGGAAGATAAAAGCCCCTGACCTCATAGTGGTGATGAGGTGCCTGGGGGCCAGCCCAACACCGGGGGAGGTGCAGCAGCACCTGCGGACACACGGGATAG ACAGAAATGGAGAGCTGGATTTCTCCACTTTCCTGACCATTATGCACATGCAAATAAAACAAGAGGAcccaaagaaagaaattcttttgGCCATGTTGATGGCGGACAAGGAGAAGAAAGGCTACATCATGGCATCTGAGCTGCGGTCAAAACTCATGAAACTGGGGGAGAAGCTCACCCACAAGGAAG TGGATGATCTTTTCAGGGAAGCAAATGTCGAACCAAATGGCAAAGTGAAGTACGATGAATTTATCCGCAAGATCACCATTCCTGCACGGGATTATACTGAGTGA